Proteins encoded within one genomic window of Pseudalkalibacillus sp. SCS-8:
- a CDS encoding MFS transporter has translation MEKVWRNRNFILLMFGLAVSSTGLWVGIIGNLEFLQKNVESSFLQALIILAGFLVGIFLAPMAGRVIDRSNKRNILIYAGIARCVAILFMYLAIATNSVWWMLIYTFIIGISGTFSNPAMQTMIPLVVSKGQLLAANSVHVNIFTGARIVGTALGGVMLVGMSLFSLYTVTLVSYVILLVATFFIRVDEKEKRVDQQKKKENFITTIQELYPVIRKKSMVINSILLLIPAFLFIAGFNLIVIEISEIQNTPGIKGILYTTEGLCVFIGTFIANRFFKENPKFIYLSIITFVIAAAQLSLVFADHFIPSILTFALFGLAAGTLFPVATTIFQTDVPSDFHGRFFSIKGMVDNIIFQALMLLTGFLLDTVGFNIMVISFGISSFLFVSMIFLRNTWTGGRMKEKSVMITK, from the coding sequence ATAGAAAAAGTGTGGAGAAACCGGAATTTCATTTTGTTGATGTTCGGTCTTGCGGTTTCAAGTACTGGTCTTTGGGTCGGAATTATCGGAAACCTTGAGTTTTTACAAAAAAACGTCGAATCATCCTTTCTACAAGCACTGATCATCCTTGCAGGCTTTCTTGTAGGGATCTTCCTTGCTCCAATGGCAGGAAGAGTGATTGACCGCAGTAATAAACGCAATATTTTGATCTATGCAGGTATTGCAAGATGTGTCGCAATCTTATTCATGTATCTTGCCATTGCAACGAATTCGGTCTGGTGGATGCTGATTTACACGTTCATCATCGGTATTTCAGGGACTTTTTCAAACCCTGCTATGCAGACGATGATCCCGTTGGTAGTCAGCAAAGGTCAGCTTCTAGCTGCGAATAGTGTGCATGTCAATATCTTCACTGGCGCAAGAATCGTAGGGACAGCGCTTGGTGGCGTCATGTTGGTCGGCATGTCCTTGTTTTCACTTTATACCGTTACACTCGTCTCTTATGTGATCTTACTCGTTGCAACCTTTTTCATCAGGGTCGATGAAAAAGAGAAGCGTGTGGATCAACAAAAAAAGAAAGAAAACTTCATCACAACCATCCAAGAACTTTATCCGGTCATACGGAAGAAAAGCATGGTCATCAACAGTATCCTTTTATTGATACCAGCCTTTTTGTTCATAGCAGGCTTCAATTTGATCGTCATCGAGATCAGTGAAATACAGAACACACCAGGAATTAAAGGGATTCTTTATACGACGGAGGGACTTTGTGTTTTCATCGGTACCTTCATTGCAAACCGGTTTTTCAAGGAAAACCCTAAATTCATCTACTTATCGATCATCACGTTCGTCATTGCGGCAGCTCAACTTTCGCTCGTCTTCGCAGATCACTTTATTCCATCCATTCTGACATTTGCGTTATTTGGGCTTGCAGCAGGGACATTGTTCCCAGTCGCAACGACAATCTTTCAGACCGATGTTCCATCAGATTTTCACGGTCGCTTCTTTTCCATCAAGGGGATGGTGGATAATATCATCTTTCAAGCTTTGATGCTTTTGACCGGTTTTCTTCTTGATACGGTTGGATTCAACATCATGGTCATCAGTTTCGGTATAAGTTCGTTCTTGTTTGTGAGTATGATTTTCCTTCGAAATACATGGACGGGAGGGCGAATGAAAGAAAAATCCGTCATGATAACCAAATAA
- a CDS encoding LysR family transcriptional regulator, whose protein sequence is MQIRWLQTFIMAAKSENYRLTSERLFISQPTVTVHIQQLEQTLGCRLFRKSGRNISLTESGKHFLPHAEKILEQYTTGLQSLSSWQQGYERKLTIAVSPLVAASILSHIVKAFMNAHPHIEVVIQVIDSVDIGAYVERGEAQLGISRVKAMQNGIFCETLYEDPVILVAPHDGGDDETSPPIDFHDLLRSQVLLTHNHPLYWDDLLTSLRQINPQVRTMIVSHVNVTKRFIEEGIGFSFLPVTSVKREILEGRVLEVQTGELKLPIAHTYLIQKDRTEETKQFIEFVGQYYIGT, encoded by the coding sequence ATGCAAATTCGTTGGCTTCAGACGTTCATTATGGCTGCAAAATCTGAAAATTACAGGCTCACCTCAGAGCGGTTATTTATTTCACAACCGACCGTAACTGTACATATTCAGCAGTTGGAACAGACATTAGGTTGTCGGCTTTTTAGAAAAAGTGGGAGGAACATCAGTTTGACAGAATCAGGTAAACATTTCCTGCCTCATGCTGAAAAAATCCTCGAACAATACACGACAGGCCTGCAGTCTCTTTCCAGCTGGCAGCAAGGTTATGAAAGGAAACTCACGATAGCTGTTTCACCGTTGGTAGCTGCTTCAATTTTATCGCATATTGTGAAAGCCTTTATGAATGCACACCCTCATATCGAAGTGGTCATCCAAGTGATCGATTCGGTGGATATTGGGGCATATGTGGAGCGGGGAGAAGCACAACTTGGAATCTCAAGGGTAAAAGCGATGCAGAATGGAATATTTTGTGAAACCTTGTATGAGGACCCTGTCATCCTTGTTGCCCCTCACGATGGAGGCGATGATGAAACGAGCCCTCCAATCGATTTTCATGACCTTTTGAGGTCACAGGTCCTGCTCACACATAATCATCCGCTTTACTGGGATGATCTCTTAACATCTTTAAGGCAAATTAATCCACAAGTAAGGACGATGATCGTATCTCATGTAAATGTGACCAAACGATTTATTGAAGAAGGGATCGGTTTTTCATTCCTTCCTGTTACATCAGTCAAAAGAGAAATATTAGAAGGAAGAGTATTGGAAGTTCAAACGGGGGAATTAAAACTGCCGATTGCTCATACTTATTTGATTCAAAAAGACAGAACTGAGGAAACAAAACAGTTTATCGAATTCGTAGGTCAGTATTATATAGGCACTTAA
- a CDS encoding citrate synthase/methylcitrate synthase, producing MLKEGLAGVVTAQSRISLVDGEKGQLVYRGYWAEDIAQHKSFEEVMYLLWYQRFPQPVELDTFIQSMKNARVLSETEESILHSLPTNMDMMSVIRTMLSTRGTTDYQWPSTIEEGIQLTALVPTIICYRYRLLNGMGPIMPRKDLDHVSNYLYMLHGTEPRKAHVKALTGYLILTMEHGMNASTFAARVISSTQSDLVSAVAGAIGAMKGPLHGGAPSGVIDLLEEIGSIEKAEPYIRKKLENGELLMGFGHRVYKTMDPRARALRAITSNLTQDDPWFALANQVEQLAIELLDEYKPGRRLYTNVEFYAAAILKALQIPTDLFTPTFTMSRIVGWIANVYEQNENNRIIRPSSEYVGKMPDPK from the coding sequence ATGTTGAAAGAAGGACTTGCAGGTGTAGTGACTGCGCAATCACGAATCAGTCTTGTAGATGGGGAAAAGGGCCAACTTGTGTATCGAGGATATTGGGCAGAAGACATCGCCCAACATAAATCCTTTGAAGAGGTTATGTACTTGTTATGGTACCAACGCTTCCCTCAACCGGTTGAATTGGATACATTTATCCAATCGATGAAGAATGCCCGCGTGCTATCGGAAACGGAAGAGTCGATTCTTCATTCACTTCCAACAAATATGGATATGATGAGTGTGATTCGTACGATGCTTTCGACCAGAGGGACCACCGATTATCAATGGCCATCAACGATTGAAGAAGGAATCCAGTTGACAGCTCTTGTACCGACCATTATTTGTTATCGATATCGTCTATTGAATGGAATGGGGCCTATAATGCCCCGTAAAGATTTGGACCATGTCAGCAACTACTTGTATATGCTTCATGGAACTGAACCCAGAAAGGCTCACGTCAAAGCATTAACAGGCTATCTAATTCTCACGATGGAACACGGAATGAATGCCTCCACCTTTGCAGCACGCGTCATTTCATCCACTCAGTCTGATTTGGTTTCAGCCGTTGCTGGGGCAATCGGGGCAATGAAAGGACCATTGCACGGAGGAGCACCTTCTGGGGTTATCGACCTGTTGGAGGAGATCGGTTCAATCGAGAAAGCAGAACCTTATATCCGGAAAAAGCTTGAGAATGGTGAATTGTTGATGGGATTCGGTCATCGTGTCTATAAGACGATGGATCCCCGGGCACGAGCTTTACGAGCAATCACATCCAACCTTACCCAGGATGATCCTTGGTTTGCCCTTGCAAATCAAGTTGAACAGCTTGCCATTGAGCTTCTTGATGAATACAAACCAGGAAGACGTCTATACACGAATGTAGAATTCTATGCAGCCGCCATACTGAAGGCGCTCCAGATTCCTACTGATCTGTTCACCCCTACATTTACGATGAGCCGGATCGTCGGGTGGATCGCCAATGTATACGAACAAAATGAAAACAACCGTATCATTCGTCCATCTTCAGAATATGTCGGAAAAATGCCGGACCCAAAGTAA